The Apium graveolens cultivar Ventura chromosome 6, ASM990537v1, whole genome shotgun sequence genome contains a region encoding:
- the LOC141665469 gene encoding protein FAR1-RELATED SEQUENCE 5-like — MNNVGGDNIDVDNVSVHNVDNNVGGNNVGGHNVDDNVGGDNVGGHNVDDNVGGDNFDGENVDDVKDEKNVEKKNHGFKNSNDVVPYIGKIFDTLDDAEAFYRNYGRKEGFEIMIRNTHKRTNTNEPSYRLFICRKGGRVGATPLDFGKGKRVREVIPRMNCGARMCVVHKMKMDKWKISSVDLEHNHKLVSPEKVQFFQRSLNIDPMTRSLIELFNKSGIETGKVMKFLSETKGGVENLGFSNQDVRNVIRDIRCRVFDSGDAECGLLLLQELQENSFGNFFYRVDVDDENRVRGLV; from the coding sequence ATGAATAATGTTGGTGGTGATAATATTGATGTTGATAATGTTAGTGTTCATAATGTTGATAATAACGTTGGTGGTAATAATGTTGGCGGTCATAATGTTGATGATAACGTTGGTGGTGATAATGTTGGCGGTCATAATGTTGATGATAACGTTGGTGGTGATAATTTTGACGGTGAAAATGTTGATGACGTAAAAGATGAGAAAAATGTTGAGAAAAAGAATCATGGATTTAAGAATAGTAACGATGTTGTGCCTTATATCGGCAAGATTTTCGATACATTGGATGATGCAGAAGCATTTTATAGGAATTATGGTCGAAAAGAGGGATTCGAGATAATGATTAGGAATACTCATAAGCGAACAAACACAAATGAACCATCATACCGTTTGTTTATTTGTCGAAAAGGTGGAAGGGTAGGAGCGACGCCGTTGGATTTTGGTAAAGGAAAACGAGTTAGAGAGGTAATTCCACGAATGAATTGTGGTGCTCGAATGTGTGTCGTTCACAAAATGAAGATGGACAAATGGAAAATTAGTTCGGTGGATTTAGAACACAATCATAAATTGGTGTCGCCGGAAAAAGTTCAATTTTTTCAAAGATCACTCAACATAGATCCTATGACGCGATCATTGATTGAGTTGTTTAACAAATCGGGAATTGAGACGGGCAAAGTAATGAAGTTTCTTAGCGAGACAAAGGGGGGTGTTGAAAATCTTGGTTTTTCTAATCAAGACGTACGTAATGTCATACGTGATATTCGGTGCCGAGTGTTTGATTCGGGTGATGCGGAGTGTGGATTACTTTTGTTACAAGAACTACAAGAAAATAGTTTTGGTAATTTCTTTTATCGGGTGGATGTAGATGATGAGAATCGTGTACGGGGTTTGGTGTAG